A genomic window from Frondihabitans sp. PAMC 28766 includes:
- a CDS encoding helix-turn-helix domain-containing protein, which yields MITLEDWALIRRLVADGIPQRQVAKKLGIGRATVARAVSSTSPPKYERPPQETSFSPFEARVRSLLTEHPEMPATVIAERVGWSGSITWFRDNVRGLRPEQARVDPADRLVWEPGDAAQCDLWFPPKKIPLEDGTSKLLPVLVITPAHSRFVLGRMIPTRHTEDLLLGSWELLQQLGRIPRRLIWDNDAGIGRGPRRAAGVAEFMGMLATRLVLLKPRDPESKGIVERRNGWFETSFMPGRTFVSGSW from the coding sequence GTGATTACTTTGGAAGATTGGGCCTTGATCAGGAGGCTTGTCGCGGACGGTATCCCGCAGCGGCAAGTCGCTAAAAAGTTGGGGATCGGGCGGGCGACGGTCGCGAGGGCTGTCTCGTCGACGAGTCCGCCGAAATATGAGCGGCCACCGCAGGAGACGTCGTTCTCGCCCTTCGAGGCGCGGGTGCGGTCCCTGTTGACCGAGCACCCCGAGATGCCCGCGACGGTGATCGCGGAACGCGTCGGCTGGTCGGGATCGATTACCTGGTTCCGTGACAACGTCCGGGGTCTGCGCCCTGAGCAGGCCCGCGTGGACCCGGCGGATCGTCTGGTCTGGGAGCCAGGAGATGCCGCGCAATGCGACCTCTGGTTCCCACCGAAGAAGATCCCCCTCGAGGACGGGACCTCGAAACTGTTGCCGGTGCTGGTGATCACGCCCGCGCATTCACGGTTCGTCCTGGGCCGGATGATCCCGACGAGACACACGGAAGATCTTCTGTTGGGGTCGTGGGAATTGCTTCAGCAGTTGGGTCGGATCCCGAGGCGGCTGATTTGGGACAACGACGCCGGTATCGGTCGGGGACCGCGCCGCGCGGCAGGGGTGGCGGAATTCATGGGGATGCTGGCGACGAGGCTGGTGCTGCTGAAACCACGGGATCCGGAATCGAAGGGGATCGTGGAGCGCCGCAATGGCTGGTTCGAGACGTCGTTCATGCCAGGCCGCACGTTCGTGTCGGGGTCTTGGTAG
- a CDS encoding SDR family NAD(P)-dependent oxidoreductase, which translates to MPALTTPSTWFVTGASRGLGLELVTQLLTQGHNVAATTRSVGRLEKALDAIDTARLLPLAVDLSDETAVIDAVTAAKGRFGSLDVVVNNAGYGFLGAVEEVTDLEARQMFDVQIFGVWNVLRAVLPDFRASGSGHIINISSILGLTTFPGWGLYCAGKYALEGLTGSLAQEVAEFGIRVNLVEPGYMQTDFLTANSLGLPTSTADGYAAVRDMTAAHQAMPGTQLGDPAKAAAAIIRLAEDVDTPLHQLLGSDSLGIASGALEALAAEIEQGRELAMTTDILQA; encoded by the coding sequence ATGCCCGCTCTCACCACCCCATCGACCTGGTTCGTCACCGGCGCATCCCGGGGCCTCGGTCTCGAACTCGTCACCCAGCTGCTCACCCAGGGGCACAACGTCGCGGCAACGACGCGTTCCGTGGGACGGCTCGAAAAAGCTCTCGACGCCATCGACACAGCCCGCCTGCTGCCGCTCGCCGTCGACCTCTCCGACGAGACGGCCGTCATCGATGCCGTCACGGCTGCCAAGGGTCGCTTCGGTTCGCTCGACGTCGTCGTCAACAACGCCGGCTACGGTTTCCTCGGAGCGGTCGAAGAGGTCACCGATCTCGAAGCGCGCCAGATGTTCGACGTGCAGATCTTCGGCGTGTGGAACGTCCTCCGCGCTGTCCTTCCCGATTTTCGAGCGTCAGGATCGGGGCACATCATCAACATCTCCTCCATCCTGGGCCTCACGACCTTCCCCGGCTGGGGTCTCTACTGCGCCGGCAAGTACGCCCTCGAGGGCTTGACCGGATCCCTCGCCCAGGAGGTCGCTGAATTCGGAATCCGGGTGAACCTGGTGGAGCCCGGTTACATGCAGACCGACTTCCTCACCGCCAACTCTCTCGGCCTGCCGACTTCGACAGCCGACGGCTACGCCGCGGTCCGCGACATGACCGCGGCTCACCAGGCCATGCCCGGCACCCAGCTCGGCGACCCCGCGAAAGCCGCCGCCGCGATCATTCGCCTGGCAGAAGATGTCGACACCCCGCTCCACCAGCTCCTCGGCTCCGACTCGCTCGGCATCGCGTCGGGAGCCCTCGAAGCACTGGCCGCCGAGATCGAGCAGGGGCGTGAGCTCGCGATGACGACCGACATCCTGCAAGCCTGA
- a CDS encoding helix-turn-helix domain-containing protein, with protein sequence MPDTNRELADFLRRARSAGDPTRAGLPQDDRVRRVKGLRREEVALLAGVSTDYYTRLEQGRHITPSPSVLDTVARALDLDSVGREHLGHLVGANPSRAVRSTPAVQRVRPGLYQLLAALEAVPAMILGRRTDILASNALARALFSDFDAFRPRERNYARWLFLDDTARALFVDWEVQARAAVENLRFDTGHDLDDRGTRELVDELTERSREFRQWWSEHRVYQRTFGSKRLRHPIVGELTVDYETLTLPGDSEQTLFMYTTQVGTSSHQALDTLISWTQTGPRVPA encoded by the coding sequence ATGCCCGACACGAACCGCGAACTCGCCGATTTCCTGCGGCGAGCCCGCAGTGCCGGCGATCCGACTCGCGCGGGCCTGCCGCAGGACGACCGGGTGCGGCGCGTCAAGGGCCTCCGCCGTGAGGAGGTCGCGCTTCTCGCGGGCGTCTCGACCGACTACTACACGCGACTCGAACAAGGGCGCCACATCACACCCTCTCCCAGCGTGCTTGACACGGTCGCCCGAGCGCTCGACCTCGACTCCGTCGGTCGTGAGCACCTGGGGCACCTCGTCGGCGCGAACCCATCCCGAGCCGTCCGCTCGACCCCTGCCGTTCAGCGAGTAAGGCCCGGCCTCTACCAGCTCCTGGCCGCTCTCGAAGCGGTCCCCGCGATGATCCTCGGCCGACGTACCGACATCCTGGCCAGCAACGCGCTTGCGCGCGCGCTCTTCTCGGACTTCGACGCATTCCGGCCGCGAGAACGGAACTATGCCCGCTGGCTGTTCCTCGACGACACCGCCCGCGCCCTGTTCGTGGACTGGGAAGTCCAAGCCCGAGCTGCCGTCGAGAACCTTCGCTTCGACACAGGCCACGACCTCGACGATCGCGGCACCCGCGAGCTCGTGGACGAGCTGACCGAGCGGAGCCGCGAGTTCAGGCAATGGTGGTCAGAGCACCGGGTCTACCAGCGCACATTTGGATCGAAACGCCTCCGTCACCCCATCGTCGGCGAGCTAACCGTCGACTACGAGACCCTCACGCTGCCCGGCGACTCCGAGCAGACACTCTTCATGTACACCACCCAGGTCGGAACCTCGTCACACCAAGCCCTGGACACGCTCATCAGCTGGACCCAGACCGGACCTCGAGTCCCGGCTTGA
- a CDS encoding IS3 family transposase (programmed frameshift): protein MARKNYTDEFRRRAVELYESAPGATLKGIAVDLGISRGALKEWVGNLGSGMITVGASTVSTAGRPESQSARIVRLEAENVALTAEARKLATERDILRQAAKYFGRGDELVNRFQFVEDHKDAYGVKRLCEVIEVARSSFYAWLAAAPGRSARVAADEVLAERIRVVQDPEQGGDRAYGAPRVTADLNEGAAPEERVNRKRVARVMREHQLAGIRLRRRVKTTIPDQSGRRFPDLVQRDFTAAEPNQRYVGDITYLPIGDGSNLYLATVIDLCSRKLAGWQIADHMRVGLVEDALHVAAHDRGSLAGAVFHSDHGSVYTSKAYVTLCKELKVTQSMGGIGSSADNSLAESFNATLKRELLEGRPTFPDQGTAHRAVFRWANRYNTRRRHSAIGNISPNAYEAALSASLTEAA from the exons ATGGCAAGGAAGAATTACACGGATGAGTTTCGTCGGCGGGCGGTGGAGTTGTATGAGTCGGCGCCGGGCGCGACGCTCAAGGGCATCGCCGTCGATCTCGGGATCTCCCGCGGTGCGTTGAAGGAATGGGTCGGCAACCTCGGCTCCGGGATGATCACCGTTGGTGCGTCGACGGTGTCGACGGCGGGGCGGCCGGAGTCGCAGTCGGCGCGGATCGTGCGCCTCGAGGCGGAGAACGTCGCGTTGACGGCCGAGGCTCGCAAGCTGGCGACGGAGCGGGACATTCTGCGTCAGGCGGCGAAGTATTTCG GCCGGGGAGACGAACTGGTGAACCGCTTCCAGTTCGTCGAGGATCACAAGGACGCCTATGGCGTGAAGCGGTTGTGTGAGGTTATCGAGGTCGCCCGGTCATCGTTTTACGCGTGGCTCGCCGCCGCGCCGGGACGGTCAGCGAGAGTAGCGGCGGACGAGGTGTTGGCCGAACGGATCCGGGTGGTGCAGGACCCGGAGCAGGGCGGAGATCGTGCCTACGGGGCACCCAGGGTCACTGCTGACCTCAACGAGGGCGCGGCGCCCGAGGAGCGGGTGAACCGCAAACGCGTCGCGAGGGTGATGCGGGAGCACCAGTTGGCCGGGATCCGGCTGCGCCGCCGGGTCAAGACGACGATCCCTGACCAGTCAGGGCGGCGGTTCCCTGATCTGGTCCAGCGGGACTTCACCGCGGCTGAGCCGAACCAGCGGTATGTGGGCGACATTACCTACCTGCCGATCGGTGACGGCAGCAACCTCTACCTCGCGACCGTGATCGACCTCTGCTCCCGCAAGCTCGCGGGTTGGCAGATCGCGGACCACATGCGCGTCGGGCTCGTCGAAGACGCCCTCCACGTCGCGGCCCACGACCGCGGCAGTCTCGCTGGCGCGGTGTTTCACAGCGACCACGGGTCGGTGTACACCTCGAAGGCCTACGTGACCCTCTGCAAGGAGTTGAAGGTGACCCAGTCGATGGGCGGGATCGGGTCAAGCGCCGACAACTCGCTCGCGGAGAGCTTCAACGCGACCCTCAAACGCGAGCTCCTCGAAGGCCGGCCGACGTTCCCCGACCAGGGCACCGCCCACCGGGCCGTGTTCCGGTGGGCGAACCGCTACAACACCCGCCGCCGCCACTCCGCGATCGGCAACATCAGCCCGAACGCCTACGAAGCAGCCCTGTCCGCTAGCCTCACCGAAGCGGCATAA
- a CDS encoding rhamnulokinase family protein has protein sequence MSGTVAAVDLGATSGRVILGHVSPNELRLQHVARFANRPVSVPEGSGARGLHWDVLGLWSAVGDGLAAASRFDPEIASIGVDSWAVDYGLLRQGRLVGLPYHYRDERNAAAVPAVHAAISAASLYASTGLAHLPFNTVFQLAADRAAGTLGLADRALLMPDLIGRWLTGVEVTERTNASTTGMLSPVTGGWDPVIFASAGVPLSLFAPLVDPGTTIGGLLPALTSSLGGGRAIPVTTVGSHDTASAVVGVPLDDEHAAYISSGTWSLVGLEVPSPIMTSAAQRANFTNEGGVDGRVRFLKNISGLWLLSESMRWWDAAASDASRSSDLATLLASAADVTGPAAVFDAADDRFTPPGDMPGRITDWCVEHGVRPPSTRAEVVRSILESLAAAYARTLDEAEALSGRKITTVHVVGGGSQNELLCRLTADRTGRTVLSGPVEATAIGNVLVQARAAGLVPTSSSLESLRALVRQAYPPVRYEPAAASYQSGTSNHR, from the coding sequence GTGAGTGGCACCGTCGCCGCCGTCGACCTCGGGGCGACGAGCGGCCGGGTGATCCTGGGGCACGTCTCGCCGAACGAGCTGCGCCTGCAGCACGTGGCGCGGTTCGCGAACCGGCCGGTGTCGGTGCCCGAGGGTTCCGGTGCGAGAGGGCTGCACTGGGACGTCCTCGGGCTGTGGAGCGCTGTCGGCGACGGGCTGGCCGCGGCGAGTCGTTTCGATCCTGAGATCGCGTCGATCGGCGTGGACTCGTGGGCCGTCGATTACGGTCTGCTGCGGCAGGGCCGCCTGGTCGGTCTGCCCTACCACTACCGCGACGAGCGGAACGCCGCGGCGGTGCCCGCGGTGCACGCGGCGATCTCGGCCGCGTCGCTCTACGCCAGTACCGGGCTGGCGCATCTGCCGTTCAACACCGTGTTCCAGTTGGCCGCCGACCGCGCAGCGGGCACGCTCGGCCTCGCCGACCGCGCGCTTCTCATGCCCGACCTGATCGGTCGCTGGCTGACCGGCGTCGAGGTGACCGAGCGGACCAACGCGTCGACCACGGGAATGCTGTCGCCGGTGACGGGTGGGTGGGATCCTGTGATCTTCGCCTCCGCGGGCGTTCCGCTGTCGCTGTTCGCGCCGCTGGTCGACCCGGGGACGACCATAGGTGGGCTCCTTCCGGCCCTCACCTCGTCGTTGGGCGGCGGGCGGGCGATACCCGTGACGACCGTCGGTTCGCACGACACGGCCTCCGCCGTCGTCGGCGTGCCTCTCGACGACGAGCACGCCGCGTACATCTCGAGCGGAACGTGGTCGCTGGTCGGGCTCGAGGTGCCGTCGCCGATCATGACTTCCGCTGCGCAGAGAGCGAACTTCACGAACGAGGGCGGCGTCGACGGCCGCGTGCGCTTTCTCAAGAACATCTCGGGGTTGTGGCTGCTGTCCGAGTCGATGCGGTGGTGGGATGCAGCCGCCTCCGACGCCTCCCGCTCCAGCGATCTGGCCACGCTGCTGGCATCCGCGGCAGACGTGACCGGCCCGGCGGCGGTCTTCGACGCGGCCGACGACCGCTTCACGCCCCCGGGAGACATGCCGGGCAGGATCACGGACTGGTGCGTCGAACACGGCGTTCGGCCCCCGTCGACCCGCGCCGAGGTGGTCCGCAGCATCCTCGAATCGCTCGCTGCCGCGTACGCGCGGACCCTCGACGAAGCGGAGGCGCTCTCGGGCCGGAAGATCACGACGGTGCACGTCGTCGGGGGCGGCTCGCAGAACGAGCTCCTTTGCCGGCTGACCGCCGACCGCACCGGGCGCACCGTGCTCTCCGGGCCCGTCGAGGCCACCGCCATCGGCAACGTGCTCGTGCAGGCGCGCGCCGCTGGTCTCGTCCCGACCTCGAGCTCGCTGGAGTCGCTGCGCGCGCTCGTGCGGCAGGCGTACCCGCCCGTGCGCTACGAGCCTGCCGCCGCCTCCTACCAAAGCGGCACTTCAAATCATCGCTAG
- a CDS encoding bifunctional rhamnulose-1-phosphate aldolase/short-chain dehydrogenase, giving the protein MSTTTGTTTAQDLIARSNRLGSDPANTNYAGGNTSAKGTEIDPVTGEPVELLWVKGSGGDLGTLKESGLAVLRLDRLRALSNVYPGVDREDEMVAAFDFTLHGKGGAAPSIDTAMHGLVDAAHVDHLHPDSGIAIATSADGEALTTTIFGDRVVWVPWRRPGWQLGEDIAAIKTANPQAIGTILGGHGITAWGDTSDEAEANSLWIIQTAAAYIDANGRAEPFGPALDGYAPLDGSARRAKAAALAPVLRGLVSTDEVKVGHFTDDARVLEFLSHAEHSRLAALGTSCPDHFLRTKVKPLLLDLPSTATLEESIERLKVLHDEYRADYQAYYDRNADDASPAIRGQDPAIVLIPGFGMFSYGADKQTARVAGEFYLNAINVMRGAEGISTYAPIDEAEKFRIEYWALEEAKLARRPKPKALAGRIALVTGAASGIGKAIATRLAAEGAVVAIADLDLTKAQAAAAELGSTDVAIGIQANVTSEDEIAAGIQEVLLAFGGLDLVVNNAGLSLSKSLLETTVADWDLQHDVMAKGSFLISRAAAKVLIDQELGGDIIYISSKNSVFAGPNNIAYSATKADQAHQVRLLAAELGEYGIKVNGINPDGVVRGSGIFAGGWGAKRAAVYGVPEEELGEYYAQRTLLKREVLPENVANAVFVLTAGDLSHTTGLHIPVDAGVAAAFLR; this is encoded by the coding sequence ATGAGCACGACCACGGGCACCACGACGGCGCAGGATCTCATCGCTCGGTCGAACCGGCTCGGTTCCGATCCTGCGAACACGAACTACGCCGGCGGCAACACTTCTGCCAAGGGCACCGAGATCGATCCCGTCACGGGTGAGCCGGTCGAGCTGCTCTGGGTCAAGGGATCCGGCGGCGACCTCGGCACCCTGAAAGAGAGCGGCCTGGCCGTGCTCCGGCTGGACCGCCTCCGCGCCCTGTCGAACGTCTACCCGGGCGTCGACCGCGAAGACGAGATGGTGGCGGCGTTCGACTTCACGCTGCACGGCAAGGGCGGCGCTGCGCCGTCGATCGACACGGCCATGCACGGTCTCGTCGACGCCGCGCACGTGGACCACCTGCACCCCGATTCCGGCATCGCGATCGCGACTTCCGCCGACGGCGAAGCCCTCACGACCACGATCTTCGGCGACAGAGTCGTCTGGGTTCCGTGGCGTCGACCCGGCTGGCAGCTCGGCGAGGACATCGCCGCGATCAAGACGGCGAACCCGCAGGCGATCGGCACGATCCTGGGCGGTCACGGCATCACCGCCTGGGGCGACACGTCGGACGAGGCCGAGGCGAACTCGCTCTGGATCATCCAGACGGCCGCCGCGTACATCGACGCCAACGGCCGTGCCGAACCATTCGGCCCGGCCCTCGACGGCTACGCGCCCCTCGACGGGTCGGCTCGCCGTGCGAAGGCCGCGGCTCTCGCGCCGGTCCTGCGCGGTCTGGTCTCGACCGACGAGGTCAAGGTCGGCCACTTCACCGACGACGCTCGCGTGCTCGAGTTCCTCTCGCACGCCGAGCACTCGCGGCTCGCCGCACTCGGCACGTCGTGCCCCGACCACTTCCTGCGCACGAAGGTGAAGCCGCTGCTGCTCGATCTACCGTCCACTGCCACTCTCGAGGAGTCGATCGAGCGCCTCAAGGTGCTGCACGACGAGTACCGCGCCGACTACCAGGCCTACTACGACCGGAACGCCGACGACGCGTCGCCCGCGATCCGAGGGCAGGATCCTGCGATCGTCCTGATTCCGGGCTTCGGCATGTTCTCGTACGGGGCCGACAAGCAGACCGCTCGCGTCGCGGGAGAGTTCTACCTCAACGCGATCAACGTCATGCGGGGTGCCGAGGGCATCTCGACCTACGCTCCCATCGACGAGGCGGAGAAGTTCCGGATCGAGTACTGGGCGCTGGAAGAGGCGAAGCTCGCTCGCCGGCCGAAGCCGAAGGCTCTCGCGGGCCGCATCGCTCTCGTGACCGGCGCCGCGTCCGGCATCGGCAAGGCGATCGCGACCCGCCTCGCCGCCGAGGGGGCGGTCGTAGCGATCGCCGACCTCGACCTGACGAAGGCGCAGGCCGCCGCCGCGGAACTCGGTTCGACCGACGTCGCGATCGGGATCCAGGCGAACGTCACCAGCGAGGACGAGATCGCGGCCGGCATCCAGGAGGTCCTTCTGGCCTTCGGTGGCTTGGACCTCGTGGTCAACAACGCCGGGCTGAGCCTGTCGAAGTCGCTGCTAGAGACGACCGTCGCCGACTGGGACCTCCAGCACGACGTCATGGCGAAGGGCTCGTTCCTGATATCGAGGGCCGCGGCGAAGGTGCTGATCGACCAGGAGCTCGGCGGCGACATCATCTACATCTCGTCGAAGAACTCCGTCTTCGCCGGGCCGAACAACATCGCCTACTCGGCGACGAAGGCCGACCAGGCGCACCAGGTGCGGTTGCTCGCGGCGGAGCTCGGCGAGTACGGCATCAAGGTCAACGGCATCAACCCCGACGGGGTCGTCCGCGGCTCGGGGATCTTCGCCGGCGGCTGGGGCGCCAAGCGCGCCGCCGTCTACGGGGTTCCCGAGGAGGAGCTCGGCGAGTACTACGCTCAGCGAACCCTGCTCAAGCGCGAGGTGCTGCCGGAGAACGTCGCCAACGCCGTGTTCGTTCTGACCGCGGGTGACCTGTCGCACACGACCGGGCTGCACATCCCGGTCGACGCGGGCGTCGCCGCCGCGTTCCTCCGCTAG
- the rhaI gene encoding L-rhamnose isomerase, which yields MTNFADIAPILERQGIELPSWAFGNSGTRFKVFGTPGTPRTPEEKIADAAKVNELTGLAPAVALHIPWDLVDDWAGLKSYANDLGVELGTVNSNTFQDDEYKFGSLAHSDAAIRQKAIDHHLRCLEIMTETGSRDLKIWLADGTNYPGQDSLRARQDHLADSLAVIYAGLGDDQRLVLEYKFFEPAFYHTDVPDWGTSFAQVSALGDKAFTCLDTGHHAPGTNIEFIVMQLLRLGKLGSFDFNSRFYADDDLIVGAADPFQLFRILFEVINGGGLDVGSPVQFMLDQCHNVEDKIPGQIRSVLNVQEMTARALLVDGDALAAAQASHDVLGANGILMDAFYTDVRPALAEWRESRGLPADPMKAYAESGHQQKLAAERVGGKQLSWSA from the coding sequence ATGACCAATTTCGCCGATATCGCGCCGATCCTCGAGCGTCAGGGCATCGAGCTCCCGAGCTGGGCGTTCGGCAACTCGGGCACCCGCTTCAAGGTCTTCGGCACGCCGGGCACGCCGCGGACGCCGGAGGAGAAGATCGCCGACGCGGCCAAGGTCAACGAGCTGACCGGCCTCGCTCCCGCGGTCGCGCTGCACATCCCGTGGGACCTCGTCGATGACTGGGCCGGCCTCAAGTCGTACGCGAACGACCTCGGCGTCGAGCTCGGCACGGTCAACTCCAACACCTTCCAGGATGACGAGTACAAGTTCGGAAGCCTCGCGCACTCCGACGCGGCCATCCGTCAGAAGGCGATCGACCACCACCTGCGGTGCCTCGAGATCATGACCGAGACCGGGTCGCGCGACCTCAAAATCTGGCTCGCCGACGGCACCAACTACCCCGGGCAAGACAGCCTCCGCGCTCGCCAGGATCACCTCGCCGACTCGCTCGCCGTCATCTACGCAGGCCTCGGCGACGACCAGCGCCTGGTACTGGAGTACAAATTCTTCGAGCCGGCGTTCTATCACACGGATGTTCCGGACTGGGGCACCAGCTTCGCGCAGGTGTCGGCCCTGGGCGACAAGGCGTTCACGTGCCTTGACACCGGCCATCACGCGCCGGGCACCAACATCGAGTTCATCGTGATGCAGCTGCTGCGCCTCGGGAAGCTCGGTTCGTTCGACTTCAACTCGCGTTTCTACGCCGACGACGACCTGATCGTGGGCGCGGCGGATCCGTTCCAGCTGTTCCGGATCCTGTTCGAGGTGATCAACGGCGGCGGCCTGGACGTCGGCTCGCCCGTGCAATTCATGCTCGACCAGTGCCACAACGTCGAAGACAAGATCCCCGGGCAGATCCGCTCGGTTCTGAACGTGCAGGAGATGACGGCGCGCGCGCTGCTCGTCGACGGCGACGCCCTCGCGGCGGCGCAGGCGTCGCATGATGTTCTGGGCGCGAACGGGATCCTGATGGATGCGTTCTACACCGATGTCCGTCCGGCTCTGGCCGAGTGGCGCGAGAGCCGCGGGTTGCCGGCTGACCCGATGAAGGCGTATGCCGAGTCGGGTCACCAGCAGAAACTCGCCGCGGAACGCGTCGGCGGCAAGCAGCTGAGCTGGAGCGCCTGA
- a CDS encoding LacI family DNA-binding transcriptional regulator, translating into MGSSSIRDVAALAQVSVSTVSNVLNHPERVSPTTMRRVQDAAAKVGFVRSDAARQLGSGASACIGLVLPDPGMPYYAELARGAELEAARSGFSLLVGAAHHDLEREGLYLDFFHSQRVRGIVMSATENPRRLEELRRRGISAVLIDTAGPASPFSSVSIDDVAGGQLAVEHLLDEGKRRIAFLGGLLSSAPVAARLRGAMQAVAACPGAELQVISTSGLTVLAGRCAGEEIASRPACERPDGVFCADDLLGIGVLQGLCELAEVAVPGEVAVVGFDDIPLAQSTVIPLSSVRRPGEMIGRMSVELLLAEVEDGARIVPRHISCLPRIVVRSSTVARSV; encoded by the coding sequence ATGGGGTCGTCGAGCATTCGAGATGTTGCGGCACTCGCTCAAGTGTCGGTGAGCACAGTGTCGAACGTCTTGAACCACCCCGAGAGGGTCTCGCCGACGACCATGCGGCGTGTCCAGGACGCCGCCGCCAAGGTAGGTTTTGTTCGCAGTGATGCTGCTCGTCAACTGGGAAGCGGGGCAAGTGCTTGCATCGGGTTGGTTTTGCCCGACCCTGGTATGCCGTACTACGCGGAATTAGCCCGCGGGGCAGAGCTCGAAGCGGCGCGATCCGGCTTCTCGCTGCTTGTCGGGGCGGCGCATCACGATCTCGAGCGAGAGGGTCTCTACCTCGACTTTTTCCATTCACAACGCGTTCGTGGCATCGTGATGTCGGCGACGGAGAATCCGCGTCGGCTGGAAGAGCTGCGTCGACGAGGAATCTCGGCCGTTCTTATCGATACCGCGGGTCCAGCATCCCCGTTTTCTTCTGTATCTATTGATGATGTCGCGGGAGGTCAGTTGGCGGTTGAGCATCTTCTCGATGAGGGAAAGCGGCGGATTGCGTTCCTCGGAGGCCTTTTATCCTCGGCTCCGGTGGCGGCGCGATTGCGGGGCGCGATGCAGGCAGTAGCAGCCTGTCCCGGTGCGGAGCTTCAGGTCATATCGACGAGTGGCCTGACCGTTCTGGCAGGGCGCTGTGCCGGGGAAGAGATCGCCTCGCGTCCCGCTTGCGAGCGGCCGGACGGCGTTTTTTGCGCCGACGACCTCCTCGGGATCGGCGTGCTACAAGGCCTTTGCGAATTGGCGGAGGTCGCCGTTCCTGGGGAGGTCGCGGTGGTGGGCTTCGACGACATCCCTCTCGCGCAATCGACGGTTATCCCTTTGTCATCGGTCCGGCGACCGGGTGAGATGATCGGTCGGATGAGTGTGGAGCTGCTGCTGGCCGAGGTCGAGGACGGCGCGAGAATTGTTCCGCGGCACATTTCGTGCCTTCCTCGAATTGTCGTTCGGTCATCGACTGTGGCGCGATCGGTGTGA
- a CDS encoding LacI family DNA-binding transcriptional regulator, whose product MRSNVGIRDVARAAGVSVGTVSNVLNYPDQVSTPTLAKVQATIKELGFVRNGLARQLRMGRGTAIGLVVVNVANPFFAGLAHELEAAAETAGHTVVIGSSDQNPAREQRYIDLFDEQRVRGLLIVPQHGMTPRLARLRANGTPVVLFDSNVDSREVCSVGLDGDAGGYLAVRHLIETGRRRLVIAGGPLAQIGDRVAGASRAARDNHDVTLSIMETSDLTVEEGRNVAERILALPEQDRPDAVFATNDLLAIGLLQTLNVDGRLSVPDDIAIVGYDDIDFAASTIVPLTTIRQPRASLARAALDLLEEEIDGDEAHQHGRHLLQPELIIRDSTT is encoded by the coding sequence ATGAGGTCCAACGTCGGCATTCGTGATGTGGCCCGGGCGGCCGGCGTGTCCGTCGGAACCGTCTCCAATGTGCTGAACTACCCCGACCAGGTCAGCACGCCAACCCTGGCCAAGGTTCAAGCCACCATCAAAGAACTCGGCTTTGTCCGCAACGGCCTCGCTCGGCAACTGCGCATGGGTCGCGGCACCGCCATCGGCCTAGTCGTTGTCAACGTGGCCAACCCCTTTTTCGCCGGCCTCGCCCACGAACTGGAGGCGGCCGCCGAAACCGCCGGACACACCGTCGTCATCGGCTCCAGCGACCAGAATCCCGCTCGCGAACAACGCTACATCGACCTGTTCGACGAACAACGAGTCCGCGGGCTTCTCATCGTTCCCCAGCATGGCATGACCCCGCGGTTGGCCCGTTTACGTGCGAACGGGACACCCGTCGTGCTCTTTGACAGCAACGTCGACTCCCGTGAGGTCTGCTCCGTCGGCCTCGACGGTGACGCCGGCGGATACCTCGCCGTACGGCATCTCATCGAGACCGGACGCCGCCGGCTGGTCATCGCCGGAGGCCCGTTAGCGCAGATCGGCGACCGCGTCGCCGGCGCCTCTCGGGCGGCCCGCGACAACCATGACGTCACCCTGTCGATCATGGAAACAAGCGACCTCACCGTCGAAGAAGGCCGGAACGTCGCGGAGCGTATCCTCGCCCTGCCAGAACAGGACCGGCCCGACGCCGTCTTCGCAACCAACGACCTTCTCGCCATCGGCCTGCTCCAAACCCTCAACGTCGACGGGCGTCTTTCCGTGCCGGACGACATCGCGATCGTCGGCTACGACGACATCGACTTCGCAGCATCCACGATCGTGCCCCTAACAACAATCCGTCAGCCGCGCGCATCCCTCGCGCGCGCCGCCCTCGACCTCCTCGAGGAGGAGATCGATGGTGACGAGGCTCATCAGCACGGTCGCCACTTGCTGCAACCGGAACTCATCATCCGAGACAGCACCACGTGA